A genomic region of Salinibacter pepae contains the following coding sequences:
- a CDS encoding ATP-dependent helicase, producing MRRIPIRRSTTHTQVDPDPEAEQRILDGLNDKQREAVTTTEGPVMIIAGPGSGKTRALTHRIAYLLAAGQAQPRDILALTFTNKAANEMQERVEALVGDDARGMWVGTFHSSFARLLRMEGDKIGYSEDFSIYDTTDSKRLIRQQMKGRSLDTDVVKPRSVQRMISSAKNEMIDPQEYADLARGDQQEIVAEVYPAYERALQQANALDFDDLLLKPIELFEQHEDVLEKYQRRWQYVHIDEYQDTNQAQYVLARTLSGRHKNLCVVGDDAQSIYAFRGADITNILNFDNDYPDATTIRLERNYRSTENIIRLADSIIEENDDQIEKSLWTDNAEGEYVALMEALSEKDEAQKIERRVRDLHLRDGMEYGDFAVLYRTNAQSRAIEEALRKENVPYRVIGGTSFYERKEIKDVLAYLKLLVNPNDTASLQRVINYPTRGIGDKTQKRLQRYAQQQGLSLWQAVERVEEIETLGTRAERAVGKFRRLIARCASKAGTGSVPADELARDLIQDAGLLSELRKEHTRENLQRWENVQELISALAEYVESTEDATISTFLQEVALMTGQDEAEGGGDKVTLMTLHAAKGTEFPVVFVAGLEEGLFPLEKATQEKAELEEERRLFYVGVTRAEERLYLSWARSRYRYGEQTSNTRSRFLEEVDSDVVRTEAGGELEQQTDRFSAGDGSSQDYDEMDPHYYRQDLSGDGGTTSSSDGLRRIESTDGGGGRRVVYDEGHGEIVPGARVEHQKFGRGKVQSLEGEGDKATAVVFFGSDVGNKKLKLKYANLRVVG from the coding sequence ATGCGCCGCATTCCGATCCGCCGTTCCACGACCCACACCCAGGTTGACCCCGACCCCGAGGCCGAGCAGCGCATCCTCGACGGGCTCAACGACAAGCAGCGCGAGGCCGTGACGACCACCGAGGGGCCGGTCATGATCATCGCCGGGCCCGGCTCCGGCAAGACGCGCGCCCTCACGCACCGCATCGCCTACCTGCTGGCCGCGGGCCAGGCCCAGCCGCGCGACATCCTGGCCCTCACCTTTACCAACAAGGCGGCCAACGAGATGCAGGAGCGGGTGGAGGCCCTCGTGGGCGACGACGCCCGGGGGATGTGGGTGGGCACCTTCCACTCCTCCTTCGCCCGCCTGCTGCGGATGGAAGGGGACAAGATCGGCTACTCGGAAGACTTCTCCATCTACGACACCACCGACTCGAAGCGCCTCATCCGACAGCAGATGAAGGGGCGCAGCCTCGACACCGACGTGGTGAAGCCGCGGTCGGTGCAGCGCATGATCTCCAGCGCCAAGAACGAAATGATCGACCCGCAGGAGTACGCGGACCTGGCGCGCGGGGACCAGCAGGAGATCGTCGCGGAGGTCTACCCCGCCTACGAGCGGGCCCTCCAGCAGGCCAACGCGCTCGACTTCGACGACCTGCTGCTGAAGCCGATCGAGCTGTTCGAGCAGCACGAGGACGTGCTCGAAAAGTACCAGCGGCGCTGGCAGTACGTCCACATCGACGAGTACCAGGACACGAACCAGGCGCAGTACGTCCTCGCCCGCACCCTGTCCGGCCGCCACAAAAACCTCTGCGTGGTGGGCGACGACGCGCAGAGCATCTACGCCTTCCGCGGGGCCGACATCACCAACATCCTCAACTTCGACAACGACTACCCGGACGCCACCACGATCCGGCTGGAGCGCAACTACCGCTCCACCGAGAACATCATCCGCCTGGCCGACTCGATCATCGAGGAGAACGACGACCAGATCGAGAAGAGCCTCTGGACGGACAACGCGGAGGGGGAGTACGTGGCGCTCATGGAGGCGCTCAGCGAGAAGGACGAGGCGCAAAAGATCGAGCGCCGCGTCCGCGACCTGCACCTGCGCGACGGGATGGAGTACGGCGACTTTGCGGTCCTCTACCGCACCAACGCCCAGAGCCGGGCCATCGAGGAGGCGCTGCGCAAGGAGAACGTGCCGTACCGCGTGATCGGGGGCACCTCCTTCTACGAGCGGAAGGAGATCAAGGACGTGCTGGCGTACCTGAAGCTGCTGGTGAACCCGAACGACACGGCCAGCCTGCAGCGCGTCATCAACTACCCCACGCGCGGCATCGGCGACAAGACGCAGAAGCGCCTCCAGCGCTACGCCCAGCAGCAGGGCCTCTCGCTCTGGCAGGCCGTGGAGCGGGTGGAGGAGATCGAGACGCTGGGCACGCGCGCCGAGCGGGCCGTCGGCAAATTTCGACGCCTCATCGCGCGCTGCGCCTCGAAGGCGGGCACCGGCAGCGTGCCGGCCGACGAGCTGGCGCGCGACCTGATTCAGGACGCCGGCCTGCTCAGCGAGCTGCGCAAGGAGCACACCCGCGAAAACCTGCAGCGCTGGGAGAACGTGCAGGAGCTGATCAGCGCGCTGGCCGAATACGTCGAGTCCACCGAGGACGCCACGATCAGCACGTTCCTGCAGGAGGTGGCCCTCATGACCGGCCAGGACGAGGCGGAGGGGGGCGGCGACAAGGTGACGCTCATGACGCTCCACGCCGCGAAGGGGACCGAATTTCCGGTCGTGTTCGTGGCGGGCCTGGAGGAGGGCCTCTTTCCGCTGGAAAAGGCGACCCAGGAGAAGGCGGAGCTGGAGGAGGAGCGGCGCCTCTTCTACGTCGGCGTCACGCGGGCGGAGGAGCGCCTCTACCTCAGCTGGGCGCGCAGCCGCTACCGCTACGGCGAACAGACCTCCAACACGCGCAGCCGCTTCCTGGAGGAGGTCGACTCCGACGTGGTGCGCACCGAGGCGGGCGGCGAGTTGGAGCAGCAGACCGATCGCTTCTCGGCGGGCGACGGCTCGTCGCAGGACTACGACGAGATGGACCCGCACTACTACCGGCAGGACCTGAGCGGCGACGGCGGGACGACCTCCTCGTCGGACGGCCTCCGGCGCATCGAGTCGACCGACGGGGGCGGCGGGCGGCGCGTGGTCTACGACGAGGGGCACGGCGAGATCGTGCCGGGCGCCCGGGTGGAGCACCAGAAGTTTGGGCGGGGCAAGGTGCAGTCCCTGGAGGGGGAGGGCGACAAGGCCACCGCGGTCGTCTTCTTCGGGTCGGACGTGGGCAACAAGAAGCTGAAGCTGAAGTACGCGAATCTTCGGGTTGTGGGGTAA
- a CDS encoding M1 family metallopeptidase, whose protein sequence is MRLRPRLLPCVLVAALVPMLWGGAFAQQSPDQVPEHNLEAFEPVDFPDPNRYRDADGSPGRAYWQNEADYQIDVALDTARKRVTGTETITYTNNAPEALERLWVQLEQNYFKTGSRGNAAVPADARFGGFFEEAGYDLSNLQLRRGGETTTPDTLVDGTRMRVSLDEPLASGDSLQLSFDFAYTLPADGADRHGWMAMEAGTVYQFAQWYPRMYVYDDVHGWNPLPYLGQGEYYLEYGTFNVNITVPRNMIVGGTGRLQNPDDVLTETQRERLAEARQSREPVMIIDSTEVGAPSTRPDGTGRLTWRYEADRVRDFAWAASSAFIWDAARADAGDRTVLAQSLYPKEGLGTDQNPGWERSTAYTQHSVEFYSDFVAPYPYPNAINVAGRVQGMEYPQIVFCDVNSRGRSLFQVTDHEFGHTWFPMVVGSDERRWAWMDEGLNTFLNQYSALDFYGQGRVPPAKVMGGLSKYVTKQMGSPFGDQPIMTYADRVRDDALGFLAYLKPGYGLMVLREHVLGPERFDSAFKAYFDRWAYKHPKPADFFRTMEDVSGEDLDWFWRSWFYETDALDQAVDSVARGDTTMVTVSQNEQLMLPVTVQLTYADGSTEQRRIPAAAFYTRDTNTLRVTDGPLQRIALDPNQILPDMNRGNNIWTPSDATESSSTGSSTGSSTGSSTETESASDSGR, encoded by the coding sequence ATGCGTCTCCGTCCTCGCCTGCTTCCCTGCGTCCTGGTCGCGGCGCTCGTCCCCATGCTCTGGGGCGGGGCCTTCGCCCAGCAGTCCCCCGACCAGGTGCCCGAGCACAACCTCGAGGCGTTCGAGCCGGTCGACTTTCCCGACCCGAACCGCTACCGCGACGCCGACGGCAGCCCCGGCCGCGCCTACTGGCAAAACGAGGCCGACTACCAGATCGACGTGGCGCTCGACACGGCGCGCAAGCGCGTCACCGGCACCGAGACCATCACCTACACCAACAACGCCCCGGAGGCCCTGGAGCGGCTCTGGGTGCAGCTGGAGCAGAACTACTTCAAGACGGGCAGCCGCGGCAACGCCGCCGTGCCCGCCGACGCCCGTTTCGGGGGCTTCTTCGAGGAGGCCGGGTACGACCTTTCGAACCTCCAGCTCCGGCGCGGGGGCGAGACCACGACGCCGGACACGCTCGTCGACGGCACCCGGATGCGCGTGTCGCTCGATGAGCCGCTCGCGTCCGGCGACAGCCTTCAGCTCTCGTTCGACTTCGCGTACACGCTCCCGGCGGACGGCGCCGACCGCCACGGCTGGATGGCAATGGAGGCCGGCACCGTCTACCAGTTCGCCCAGTGGTACCCGCGGATGTACGTCTACGACGACGTCCACGGCTGGAACCCGCTCCCCTACCTGGGCCAGGGCGAGTACTACCTGGAGTACGGCACCTTCAACGTCAACATCACCGTGCCGCGCAACATGATCGTGGGCGGCACCGGGCGCCTTCAGAACCCCGACGACGTGCTCACGGAGACGCAGCGCGAGCGGCTGGCCGAGGCGCGCCAGAGCCGCGAGCCGGTCATGATTATCGACAGCACGGAGGTGGGCGCCCCGTCCACCCGGCCCGACGGGACGGGCCGCCTGACCTGGCGGTACGAGGCCGACCGGGTGCGCGACTTTGCGTGGGCGGCCTCCAGCGCCTTCATCTGGGACGCGGCCCGGGCCGACGCCGGGGACCGCACGGTGCTTGCCCAGTCGCTCTACCCGAAGGAGGGACTCGGCACCGACCAGAACCCCGGCTGGGAGCGGTCGACCGCGTACACCCAGCACTCCGTCGAGTTTTACTCCGACTTCGTGGCGCCCTACCCCTACCCCAACGCGATCAACGTGGCCGGGCGGGTGCAGGGCATGGAGTACCCGCAGATCGTGTTCTGCGACGTCAACTCGCGCGGGCGCTCCCTCTTTCAGGTCACCGACCACGAGTTCGGGCACACCTGGTTTCCGATGGTCGTCGGGTCCGACGAGCGCCGCTGGGCCTGGATGGACGAGGGCCTCAACACCTTCCTGAACCAGTACTCGGCGCTCGACTTCTACGGCCAGGGCCGGGTGCCGCCGGCGAAGGTAATGGGCGGCCTCTCGAAATACGTGACGAAGCAGATGGGCTCCCCCTTCGGGGACCAGCCGATCATGACGTACGCCGACCGCGTGCGCGACGACGCCCTCGGGTTTCTTGCCTACCTGAAGCCGGGCTACGGCCTGATGGTGCTGCGCGAACACGTGCTGGGGCCCGAGCGCTTCGACTCCGCCTTCAAGGCATACTTCGACCGCTGGGCCTACAAGCACCCGAAGCCCGCCGACTTTTTCCGCACCATGGAGGACGTGAGCGGCGAGGACCTGGACTGGTTCTGGCGGAGCTGGTTCTACGAGACCGACGCGCTGGACCAGGCCGTCGACTCGGTGGCCCGCGGCGACACGACGATGGTGACGGTCTCGCAGAATGAGCAGCTGATGCTGCCGGTAACGGTGCAGCTCACCTACGCGGACGGTTCTACGGAGCAGCGCCGCATCCCCGCCGCGGCCTTCTACACGCGGGACACCAACACCCTGCGCGTGACGGACGGGCCTCTGCAGCGCATCGCCCTCGACCCGAACCAGATCCTGCCGGACATGAACCGGGGCAACAACATTTGGACGCCGTCGGACGCCACGGAATCGTCGTCTACGGGGTCGTCCACGGGGTCGTCTACGGGGTCGTCTACGGAGACGGAGTCCGCTTCGGACTCGGGTCGCTAG
- a CDS encoding class I SAM-dependent methyltransferase → MSAYKQRPNDFFRRYERTDTEVVHGDWLPLLPSTQLLVLDVGAGSGRDAAWFADQDHEVVAVEPADALRKRAQERHPSPRIQWLDDQLPALDAVHDLDYTFDVILLSAVWMHVPPSERERAFRKLTERLKPGGHLVITLRSELPDGNRTAYETSTSELRDLSRSFALELLDATQTDDQLDRALEWTTVVFRLPDDGTGALPLIRHILINDNTSATYKPALLRSILRVADNAKGAVLEETQDHVDIPLGMVALYWLRMYRWLILNRGYHQMPPGNGPPAFDDEHFQFLRRLSESDFRLGRRFTGDEARHLIETFRTIRDTIREGPAHFITYPGTSDQVFEYGSGHIRSSDELTLDLEFLRTVGTLRVPRHVWDALARHASWIEPSILSRWVELLETYDGTASPGAYRDALAWPNVEHSTQEVRKLAIQLQQSGEPLYCVWSGERLNSGYEIDHCFPFKHWPNNHLWNLLPASSQLNAEKSDRLPSAQQVEAAADRIQDWWHRAYQKTRYEPRFYEEANAALPLRSDETTLDDLLTGLRRQRVRLRTDQQIAEWSAE, encoded by the coding sequence ATGTCCGCGTATAAACAGCGGCCCAACGACTTTTTTCGACGCTACGAGCGTACTGATACCGAAGTGGTGCATGGCGACTGGCTCCCCTTGCTTCCAAGCACGCAGCTTCTGGTGCTCGACGTGGGAGCAGGATCGGGCCGCGACGCCGCCTGGTTTGCGGATCAAGATCATGAGGTAGTTGCGGTCGAGCCTGCAGACGCACTGCGGAAGCGCGCTCAGGAGAGACATCCGTCTCCCCGCATTCAGTGGCTCGACGACCAGCTTCCGGCGCTGGACGCCGTCCACGATCTCGACTACACGTTCGACGTCATCCTGCTGAGTGCCGTCTGGATGCACGTTCCTCCCTCGGAGCGAGAGCGCGCTTTCCGCAAGCTCACGGAACGCCTCAAGCCCGGCGGCCACCTCGTCATTACGCTCCGCTCCGAACTGCCGGATGGCAATCGCACGGCCTACGAAACCTCGACGTCTGAACTGCGCGATCTGTCACGTTCTTTCGCACTCGAGCTCCTGGACGCGACGCAAACTGACGACCAGTTGGATCGAGCCCTGGAATGGACAACGGTCGTCTTCCGACTGCCGGACGACGGCACCGGCGCCCTGCCGCTGATCCGACATATTCTAATCAACGACAACACATCCGCCACCTATAAGCCTGCCCTGCTGCGCTCCATCCTCCGGGTGGCCGATAACGCGAAGGGCGCCGTCTTGGAGGAAACCCAGGACCACGTGGATATTCCCCTTGGGATGGTAGCGCTGTATTGGCTGCGCATGTATCGTTGGCTCATTCTGAATCGGGGATATCACCAAATGCCCCCGGGAAATGGCCCCCCCGCCTTTGACGACGAACACTTTCAATTTCTGCGGCGGCTTTCTGAGTCGGACTTTCGGCTCGGTCGGCGCTTTACTGGGGACGAGGCCCGCCACCTCATCGAGACGTTCCGGACCATTCGAGACACCATCCGGGAGGGGCCTGCTCACTTCATCACCTACCCAGGGACGAGCGATCAGGTATTTGAGTATGGAAGTGGGCACATCCGTTCGTCAGATGAACTCACCCTCGACCTCGAATTCCTACGTACGGTGGGGACGCTTCGCGTGCCCCGACATGTATGGGATGCACTCGCTCGGCACGCCAGTTGGATCGAACCGTCCATTTTGAGCCGCTGGGTGGAGTTGCTCGAAACCTACGACGGCACTGCGTCCCCCGGTGCGTACCGCGATGCACTAGCCTGGCCCAACGTGGAGCATTCAACCCAGGAAGTCCGCAAACTGGCCATACAGCTCCAGCAGTCAGGAGAACCTCTGTACTGCGTGTGGTCCGGAGAACGCCTAAACAGCGGATACGAAATTGACCACTGTTTCCCCTTCAAGCACTGGCCGAACAACCATCTTTGGAACTTGCTGCCAGCGTCATCGCAGTTGAACGCAGAGAAGTCCGATCGTCTTCCCTCGGCACAGCAGGTGGAAGCAGCCGCCGATCGCATACAGGACTGGTGGCACCGAGCCTACCAGAAAACCCGCTACGAGCCCCGGTTCTACGAGGAGGCGAATGCGGCGCTCCCGCTCCGATCGGACGAGACCACGCTTGACGATCTTCTAACTGGTCTCCGACGCCAACGCGTTCGACTTCGGACGGACCAGCAAATTGCCGAGTGGAGCGCGGAGTAG
- a CDS encoding aminotransferase class IV, giving the protein MTVYFNGSYMDKADVSISPDDRGFVFGDGVYEVARAEDGRLFRLADHRRRLARSLEAIRLHDVDPDALWERVRGLLPRNGLDAGPAKVYLQVTRGAAPRQHAFPDPPPEPTVYARAEAHEPPLEKWRNGVAVILRPDQRWARCDIKSLNYLPNVLANQAAQEAGAYEALLVRDGFVTEGSHSSMAAVFDGTVTVHPFTNRTLPSITRTVMLELCDALGRPVEEFPVAVDALPEADELFLMGTTTGIMPIVQVDDWTVGDGTPGPVAQELLEAFRALEPA; this is encoded by the coding sequence ATGACGGTCTACTTCAACGGCAGCTACATGGACAAGGCGGACGTGTCCATCTCCCCCGACGACCGGGGGTTCGTGTTTGGGGACGGGGTCTACGAGGTGGCCCGCGCCGAGGACGGGCGGCTGTTTCGGCTTGCCGACCACCGCCGGCGCCTCGCCCGCAGCCTGGAGGCCATTCGGCTGCACGATGTCGACCCCGACGCCCTCTGGGAGCGCGTCCGCGGGCTGCTGCCCCGCAACGGCCTGGACGCGGGCCCCGCAAAGGTGTACCTGCAGGTCACCCGCGGGGCCGCGCCGCGCCAGCACGCCTTTCCCGACCCGCCCCCCGAGCCGACCGTCTACGCCCGTGCCGAGGCCCACGAGCCGCCGCTTGAGAAGTGGCGCAACGGCGTGGCGGTGATCCTGCGGCCCGACCAGCGCTGGGCCCGCTGCGACATCAAGTCGCTCAACTACCTCCCCAATGTCCTCGCCAACCAGGCCGCCCAGGAGGCCGGGGCCTACGAGGCGCTGCTGGTGCGCGACGGGTTCGTGACGGAGGGCAGCCACTCCAGCATGGCGGCCGTGTTCGACGGCACCGTGACGGTCCACCCCTTCACGAACCGCACCCTGCCGAGCATCACGCGCACCGTGATGCTGGAGCTGTGCGACGCCCTGGGCCGTCCCGTGGAGGAGTTTCCCGTGGCCGTCGACGCCCTGCCCGAGGCCGACGAGCTGTTTCTGATGGGCACCACGACGGGCATCATGCCGATCGTGCAGGTGGACGACTGGACGGTGGGCGACGGCACGCCGGGGCCCGTGGCGCAGGAGCTGCTGGAGGCCTTTCGGGCGCTGGAGCCGGCGTAG
- the pdxH gene encoding pyridoxamine 5'-phosphate oxidase, with amino-acid sequence MSKLADLRQEYARAELSRTHVTDDPIEQFRDWFDEAEDAELEEPNAMTLATAATDGTPSARIVLLKGLDDRGFHFYTNYESRKGTDLSQNPHAALVFLWKPLERQVRIEGTVERLPAEESTEYFHRRPRGAQMGAWASPQSRVVDSRADLEENLNTVKAEYGDEDEIPRPSHWGGYVVRPTEVEFWQGRPNRLHDRLRYRRSDPAGDWTLERLAP; translated from the coding sequence ATGTCCAAGCTCGCTGATCTACGCCAGGAGTACGCCCGGGCCGAGCTCTCGCGCACCCACGTGACCGACGACCCGATCGAGCAGTTCCGGGACTGGTTCGACGAGGCCGAAGACGCGGAGCTGGAGGAGCCAAACGCCATGACGCTCGCCACCGCCGCCACGGACGGCACGCCCTCCGCCCGCATCGTGCTGCTGAAGGGCCTCGACGACCGCGGCTTCCACTTCTATACAAACTACGAAAGCCGCAAGGGCACCGACCTGAGCCAAAACCCGCACGCGGCACTCGTCTTCCTGTGGAAGCCGCTCGAACGGCAGGTGCGCATTGAGGGCACGGTCGAGCGCCTGCCCGCCGAGGAGTCGACCGAGTACTTTCACCGCCGCCCCCGCGGGGCGCAGATGGGGGCCTGGGCCTCCCCCCAGAGCCGCGTGGTGGACAGCCGGGCCGACCTGGAGGAGAACCTGAACACCGTGAAGGCCGAATACGGAGACGAAGACGAGATTCCCCGGCCCTCCCACTGGGGCGGCTACGTGGTGCGCCCCACGGAGGTCGAGTTCTGGCAGGGCCGCCCCAATCGCCTCCACGACCGCCTCCGCTACCGCCGGTCCGACCCGGCAGGCGACTGGACCCTCGAACGCCTTGCGCCGTGA
- a CDS encoding YybH family protein has product MNHIQVRHPSLPSENPYPPFDHPKRIAEIWVEAWNRRDADRLAELFAEDAEFVNVTGLWWHDREAIRQAHDYGLRTIFDQSTIALVERRVRWLAGGADTTPAVAVVHAKIKLEGQTAVAEVDDPRPRRTIFTFVVRRTDDDWRCVAAQNTDVAPGAETNVIDDQGQMHSVSYRSDDLPDLN; this is encoded by the coding sequence ATGAACCACATACAGGTGCGGCATCCATCTCTCCCGTCCGAAAATCCTTATCCCCCGTTCGACCACCCCAAGCGCATCGCCGAGATCTGGGTCGAGGCCTGGAACCGGCGCGACGCGGACCGGCTGGCGGAGCTGTTTGCGGAGGACGCCGAGTTCGTGAACGTGACCGGGCTCTGGTGGCACGACCGCGAGGCCATCCGCCAGGCCCACGACTACGGCCTCCGCACCATCTTCGACCAGTCGACGATCGCGCTCGTAGAGCGGCGCGTCCGGTGGCTCGCGGGCGGCGCGGACACTACTCCAGCCGTGGCGGTCGTGCACGCCAAGATAAAGCTGGAGGGCCAAACCGCCGTGGCCGAGGTGGACGATCCCCGGCCCCGCCGCACCATCTTTACCTTCGTGGTGCGCCGCACGGACGACGACTGGCGCTGCGTCGCCGCCCAAAATACCGACGTAGCCCCGGGCGCGGAGACCAACGTCATCGACGACCAGGGACAGATGCACTCCGTCAGCTATCGATCGGACGACCTCCCCGATCTAAACTGA
- a CDS encoding NupC/NupG family nucleoside CNT transporter has protein sequence MSFPVALLRGLIGLVVFVGIAVLFSTNRKAINWRLVGAGIGLQLVFAVLVLKTGPGEMLFDTLATFFDTLLSFTYEGSEFIFGDLGNPDEGNNFAFQVLPTIIFFASLMGVLYHLRIVQPLVNGMGWVMQKTLRISGAESLAAAANVFIGQTEAPLAVKPYVEDMTRSEIMTLMTGGMATIAGGVLAAYIGFLGGGSPESRQLFAKHLLSASVMSAPAAIVMAKILVPETETPATQGGAEIQDTEEADNVIEAAANGASDGLRLALNVGAMLLAFLALIGTINAGFEWVGAPVVYGVELYNVNELVAQASGGRFDALSLEAVFGFLFAPLAWAMGVGAADILQFGTLLGEKVAVNEFVAYASLRDLQGALSERSTIIGTYALCGFANFSSIAIQIGGLGGIAPSRKSEIAALGLRAVLGGALASWLTATVAGVLVA, from the coding sequence ATGTCGTTTCCCGTCGCCCTGCTTCGCGGCCTCATCGGCCTTGTCGTCTTCGTCGGCATCGCCGTGCTGTTCTCCACCAACCGCAAGGCCATCAACTGGCGGCTCGTGGGCGCGGGGATCGGGCTGCAGCTCGTTTTCGCGGTCCTCGTGCTGAAGACCGGCCCGGGGGAGATGCTGTTCGACACCCTCGCGACCTTCTTCGACACGCTGCTGTCGTTTACGTACGAGGGGTCGGAGTTCATCTTCGGCGACCTGGGCAACCCGGACGAGGGCAACAACTTTGCCTTTCAGGTGCTGCCGACGATCATCTTTTTTGCCTCGCTGATGGGGGTGCTCTATCACCTGCGCATCGTGCAGCCGCTCGTGAACGGCATGGGATGGGTCATGCAGAAGACCCTGCGCATCTCCGGGGCCGAATCGCTGGCCGCCGCGGCGAACGTGTTCATCGGGCAGACGGAGGCGCCCCTGGCCGTGAAGCCCTACGTGGAGGACATGACGCGCAGCGAGATCATGACGCTCATGACGGGCGGGATGGCGACCATCGCGGGCGGGGTGCTGGCCGCCTACATCGGGTTTCTGGGCGGGGGCTCGCCCGAGTCGCGGCAGCTGTTCGCGAAGCACCTCCTGTCGGCGTCGGTGATGAGCGCGCCCGCGGCAATCGTGATGGCGAAGATTCTGGTGCCGGAGACCGAGACCCCCGCGACCCAGGGCGGGGCCGAAATCCAGGACACGGAGGAGGCCGACAACGTCATCGAGGCCGCCGCCAACGGGGCCTCCGACGGCCTGCGCCTGGCCCTCAACGTGGGCGCCATGCTGCTCGCCTTTCTGGCCCTCATCGGCACCATCAACGCCGGGTTCGAGTGGGTGGGCGCGCCGGTGGTGTACGGCGTTGAGCTCTACAACGTGAACGAGCTCGTGGCGCAGGCGTCCGGCGGCCGCTTCGACGCGCTCTCGCTGGAGGCGGTGTTCGGGTTCCTCTTCGCCCCGCTGGCGTGGGCGATGGGCGTGGGGGCGGCCGACATCCTGCAGTTCGGCACGCTGCTCGGGGAGAAGGTGGCCGTGAACGAGTTCGTGGCCTACGCCTCGCTGCGCGACCTCCAGGGGGCCCTCAGCGAGCGGTCCACGATTATCGGCACGTACGCCCTGTGTGGGTTCGCCAACTTCTCGTCCATCGCGATCCAGATTGGGGGCCTCGGGGGCATCGCGCCGTCGCGCAAGAGCGAGATCGCGGCGCTCGGCCTGCGGGCCGTGCTCGGGGGCGCGCTCGCCTCGTGGCTCACCGCCACGGTCGCCGGCGTCCTCGTGGCCTAG
- a CDS encoding bifunctional class I SAM-dependent methyltransferase/HIT family protein produces MPRRQNPYAHLTAKERDRPSFPTRKLLGLGHIEGRVLDYGCGHGADVDFLREKGVEVEGYDPHYAPERPDGTFDTILCHYVLNVLLQREQTDVLMDVSELLRPDGTAFYTVRRDLQRTGYRQHYKHNVPTYQTNVGLPYETVVRTEFCEIYQYRPYPQRPSDPETDCVLCNPPSETTLVSESAQSVAVRNDDSAADGHTLVLPKRHVINYFDLAEREQRACWLLVNRAQRMLREQGASNIFRVGLNLDQPAPKTVEHAHLHVVPL; encoded by the coding sequence GTGCCCCGCCGCCAAAATCCATACGCGCACCTTACAGCGAAGGAGCGGGACCGGCCCTCCTTTCCCACCCGCAAGCTCCTCGGGCTCGGCCACATCGAGGGTCGCGTGCTCGACTACGGCTGTGGGCATGGGGCCGACGTTGACTTTCTGCGCGAGAAGGGGGTTGAGGTTGAGGGCTACGATCCCCACTACGCCCCGGAACGCCCGGACGGCACGTTCGACACCATCCTGTGCCACTACGTCCTCAACGTCTTGCTTCAGCGGGAACAGACGGACGTGCTGATGGACGTGTCTGAATTGCTACGCCCCGATGGTACTGCCTTCTACACGGTCCGCCGGGACCTTCAGCGCACCGGGTACCGCCAGCACTACAAGCATAACGTCCCGACCTATCAGACCAACGTGGGCCTGCCGTACGAGACCGTCGTGCGCACCGAGTTCTGCGAGATCTATCAGTATCGCCCGTACCCGCAGCGCCCCTCCGACCCCGAGACCGACTGTGTGCTCTGCAATCCACCATCAGAAACGACGCTGGTCTCGGAGTCCGCGCAGTCCGTAGCGGTGAGAAACGACGATTCCGCCGCTGACGGACATACTCTCGTGCTCCCCAAGCGACACGTGATCAACTATTTCGACCTCGCCGAGCGCGAGCAACGGGCGTGCTGGCTGCTGGTGAACCGTGCCCAACGCATGCTGCGCGAACAGGGGGCATCCAACATCTTCCGGGTGGGACTCAACCTCGACCAGCCGGCCCCGAAAACCGTCGAGCATGCCCACCTGCACGTCGTTCCGTTGTGA